The Aliidiomarina minuta nucleotide sequence TGCAGCACTGCCTCGTGTTCGCGAAGCCTTACTGCGTCGCCAGCGAGCTTTTCGGGATCTTCCCGGGCTGGTTGCAGATGGTCGTGACATGGGTACAGTGGTCTTTCCTAATGCTGAAGCCAAGATATTCCTGACGGCAAGTGCTGAAGAACGTGCCCGGCGCCGTTTTCAGCAATTGCAAGAGAAAGGCATGGATGCTAATATGGAGCAACTCGTCACAGAAATTCGTGAGCGTGACGAGCGGGATATGAATCGCTCTGCGGCCCCTTTAAAGGCAGCGGAGGATTCGCTTATGCTGGATTCCAGTTCAATGTCTGTTGAACAGGTGCTTGATAAGGTGCTGCAATACGCCCATGACAGGCTTTCATCGTAACGCGGGTTAACCCGGTATGTATTCTGAAATTGCTGTTACGGCAGTTTTCACGGTCGGTGCGACGGAGTGTGCTGATAATCATTCACAACCCCATTCGACAGGTATGTCAATGGAT carries:
- the cmk gene encoding (d)CMP kinase, with the translated sequence MSANVPVITIDGPSGSGKGTISRLLAEKLSWHLLDSGAIYRVLAVASLHHEFSPEDEESLVALATDLDVKFVANEDTGLTHVILEGEDVTMAIRTEQVGNQASKIAALPRVREALLRRQRAFRDLPGLVADGRDMGTVVFPNAEAKIFLTASAEERARRRFQQLQEKGMDANMEQLVTEIRERDERDMNRSAAPLKAAEDSLMLDSSSMSVEQVLDKVLQYAHDRLSS